Genomic window (Microbacterium oxydans):
GACGACGGGTCTGAAGACCGCGGTCGACGGCATCAACGACATGTCCGAGTCGCTGCTCGGCATGATGCGCGCGATCCAGGACCTGGACCAGCAGCTCGCCGGCAGCTGACCACGCAGTATCGGGAGGGGTCGACGGTTCGCCGTCGGCCCCTTTTCCCTTCGCGGTGTCCCTGCCTGCAGGCGGACATCGATGGGCAGTTCTCCCCATCGGCACGAGGTCCGATGCCGGATAGGGTCGAAACGCATACCGGGGGGTGGACATGGCAGACGTCGAGATCGACAAGCAGGCGCTCGAAGGCGCGATCGTGCAGATCGGTTCGGCGATCGGCGAATACGTCACCTACGCGAACGACATCGCCGCTCGCGATACGGGGGTCGGCAATCCGGTCGGACGCACGGGGCTGCGGGTGATGCTCGAGAACGCGCTGGGCCAGGCGATGCTCGAGGCGCGCGCGCAGCACCTCGCGAGCATCGGGATCTCCGACCGCCTGATGCGCATCAACGAGTCGTTCGAGGACCTCGACGTGTCGCTGAGCAGCGGATGGGACATCGACTATGTCGCTGACTTCGCCTAACCGCGGATGGGCGCTCGAGAAGATCGAGTACGACAGCGGACAGCTCGAAGGCATACACGCCGATCTCGGCACGCTCGGCGATGCCGGGGGCAACGCGCAGATCGTCCTGCGAAACATCGACGGCGGGCTGGAGGGGCGCGGCCAGAGCATCACCCTCGTGCAGAGCGAATCCGGCACGCTCGCGAACCGGATGAATCCGACCATCGCGACCCTCGGTCGCATCGCCGACGTCGTCCGGGCCTACGGCGAGGCCGTCGCGGTGCATGCCAAGGCCGCGAACGACCTGATCGACGACATCGAGGCCGCGCACACGGCGAACCAGGCCGCGATCGCCGACCTCGACGCCGCGGAGTCGTCGCAGCGACAGTGCACCCCCGACGACGATGCCCGCACGCGGGCGACCGCGGAGCAGGACGTCACCGACGCGGAGAGTTCCCTCGCGGCGACCCGCAGCGCCCTCCAGGACCTCTGGGAGAGCTGGGAAGCCGCGTATGCGCTCTGGGACGACGCGTATGGCGCCGCCGTGGCCGGGCTCGTCCGATCGGACGGCACCACGCTCAGCGACGCGACCCTGTCGGCGATCGATGCGCTCGCGAACGCCGACACCCCGGCCGAGGTGACGGAGATCTGGGACAGCCTCACGGACGCACAGCGGGATGCGCTCCGCCGGACGTACCCGGAGTTCATCGGGAACCTCGAGGGCGTTCCGTACCTCGACCGCATGCTCGCCAACAAGGCGGCATACGACAAGATCGTCGAGGCCGGCCCTTACGGCGAGCCGCTCGACACGCAGTTCGCCACACTCGGCCTCGAATTGACGGACTTCGACGGTCAGCTGCTGATGTTCAACCCCTTCGAGCAGCCGCAGGCCACCGCGGCGGTCATGTACGGCGTGAGCATCTCGGACGAGAACGGGGATCCGATCGATCCGATGGAAGGGATCACGAACGTCAACGTCCTCGTCGGAGGGATGTTCTCGAGCCTGGAGGATCTCGAGGCCTGGGGGGAAAGCGCACGCAACCTGAACAGGTACGCCGACGATTACGGAACGGATGCCGGGGTGCGCTCGGCGACCATCGCCTGGTACGGGTACGACTCGCCGAACCTCCTCACCGAGCACACGATGGGCAGCGCGACGGAGGGGGCCGCGACGCTCAGCGCGACGCTCAGGGGTCTCGACAACGAAGTGTCGTCGAGCGTCACGACCTCGGTCATCGGTCACTCGTACGGCAGCACGACCGCTTTCCTCGCGGTGGGTGGATCATCCGACAACCTCGGCGTCGACAACCTGATCGCGGTGGGTTCGGCGGGCGTGCCGGACGGGTACCACCAGAGTTGGACCGGCGACGATGCCATGGACTACTCCGGTACACAGATCTACGCATCGCGGGCACCGGGTGACCTGGTGGCGCGCTATGGCGAACACAGCTCGTTCGGGCACGGGACCAACCCCGAGGAGCTGCCGGGAGCGATCAGCTTCGAGAGCGACGGCGGAACGGTGCCGAAGCTCGATGGCGGAACCGAGAACGGACTCGGAACTCCCGGCCACGCGTCCCATGATGGCGGTAACACCATCTGGGGCTGGTGGGAGCAGGACAACGGCTACCTCGCGAGAGACTCGGAGTCGTTCCGTAACATTGCCAATATCGTGGCCAACGGCGAACCGTTGTGATGCGCAGGGCGACGTTGAGGCAGGCGGAGGAACAGGGATGAAGAAGCGCTGGCAGACCATTGCGGCGACAGCGGTGTTGGCGCTCGCCCTCACCGGATGCGCGAACGAAGGAGACGGCATGGCTACGCCCACAGGCGATGAGCTGGTGGCTCAGGCCGAGCAGCACTACCTCGACTACCGAGGCGTGACGAACGACATCCAGGCCCTGATCTTCGATGGGCCCTGGCCGGTGGAGGTCGGGTCCTTCGGAATGCAGCCGTCGGGGGCCGGCTGCCCGGACGGCTCGTACAAGTTCGACCTCGCGAGATCGACGCAGGTGGATCCCGCCCAGCATGCGGCCCTGAGCGAGTCGGTGCGGGAGCACCTCATCGAAGAGGGCTACGACGTCGAGGGACAGGACCTCGGGTCGGGTGAGGCGAAGTCGACGGACGTGATCGTGCGGAAGCAGGGTGACTTCTCGTTGCTGATGGTGACGTTCATCGCGAACGGGTCCGTGTCGGTCACGGCGACGACCAAGTGCTGGCCGGGCGACCGCATCGAGCTCAGCGACCTGATGTTCGGGGGAGCCACGCTCTCCGAGGGGTACCTGCCGCGCGAGGAGTCGCCGAGCGATCCGCTGTTCTTCGGTGTGACGCCGGGTGAGCCGGCCTTCGGCCCGACGCCGAAGCCCACCGCGACGCCGTAGCGAGAGTCCGGCGGAGCCGCAGCCGGTGGTGCCCGATCCGCCGAAGGCTCCCTACGGGGGTGGAGTTCCCGCCTCGCCTCTCAGCGTGCCGCCGCGTCGGCGAGGTGCCGGGCGTTGTGGTTGAGCACCTTCACGATGATGCCGTGGCGCCGCAGCTCGGCGACGGTGCGCGCACCCTCGTCGGAGTCGCGGCCGAGGGCGTTGATGTTCGCGACGACCAGGACGTCTCCGTGCTTCAGGGTGGAGATGAGGCGGGCGAGACGGTCGTTCCAGCTCTCCAGGATGTCGGGCGCCGGGTGGCGGAAGCCCTCGATCGGCACGCCGAACCGGGTGAGGTCATCTCGCTGCTCGACGACCGACGGCATGCCCTCGCGGGAGACGACGAGTCCGACCAGGCGGGAGTCGTCCGGGCGCGCGGTCCAGAAGTTGCGGTTCTGCTGCAGCTCGGTGAAGCACTTCGGGCACGCTGCGGCGTCGTGCGGCAGGTGCAGGGGGCTCGTGAGAGCCTCCTCGACGGTAGCCGTCACCTTCGTGGGATCAATCGTCTCGCTCATCGCGCACCTCCGCCTCCATTCTGCCCTGCCGGAGGCCCGAGCGGGGACCCTTCAGAGCATCCCGAGCGACCGGACCGCCTCACGCTCCTCGACGAGCTCGGCCACCGAGGCGTCGACGCGGGCTCGCGCCCAGTCGCTCAGCTCCAGCCCTTCGACGATCTGCCACTCGCCGTCGATCGAGCGCACCGGGAACGACGAGATCAGGCCCTCGGGCACGCCGTACTCGCCGTGGGAGACGACGCCGGCCGAGGTCCAGTCGTCCGTGCCCTGCACCCAGTCACGCACGTGGTCGATCGTCGCGCTCGCGGCCGACGCCACGGACGAGGATCCGCGCACCTCGATGATCTCGGCCCCGCGCTTCGCGACCCGCGGGATGAAGGTGCCCTCGAGCCAGGCCGGCACGTCGCCGACGATCTGCGCGAGCGCCTCGCCGACCGGCTCCCCGCCGACGGTCGCGTGCGAGATGTCGGGGAACTGCGTGGCCGAGTGATTGCCCCAGATGGGAACCCGGCGGACGGTGTGCACCGGGGCGCCGAGGGCCTGCGCGAGCTGTGCTCGGGCCCGGTTCTCGTCGAGGCGGGTCAGGGCCGTGAACCGCTCGGCGGGCACGCCGTCGGCGGAGGCCGCGGCGATCAGCGCGTTCGTGTTGGCGGGGTTGCCGACCACGGTGACGCGCACGCCGGACGCGGCGTTCGCCGCGATCGCCGCGCCCTGGGGGCCGAAGATCCCGGCGTTGGCGGCGAGCAGATCTGCGCGCTCCATGCCCGGTCCGCGCGGGCGGGCGCCGACGAGCAGAGCCAGGTCCGTGCCGTCGAAGCCCACGGCCGCGTCATCCGTCACCTCCACGTGCTCGAGCAGGCCGAACGCGCCGTCCTGCAGCTCGAGGGCCGCACCCTCCGCGGCCCCGAGCCCCTGCGGGATCTCCAGCAGCCGGAGCCGCACCTTCTCCTCCGGGCCGAGCAGGTCGCCCGCGGCGATCCGGAACAGCAGTGCGTAGCCGATCTGTCCGCCGGCGCCGGTGATGGTGATCGTGGTCGTCATGCCCCCGAGCCTACGTCCGTTCGGCAGGCCCTCGCTCGGAGTAATCTCGACCCATGACCTTCAATCCCGATGCCGACATCTCGGGCAACACCACGCGTCGACGCGGACGCAACGCGGCTGTGGCGGGCGGCGTCGGCGTCGGCGTGCTCGGCATCATCGCGCTCATCGCCGGACCGCTGCTGGGCATCGACCTGACCGGCTTCCTCGGCGGTGGTGCGCCGAACGTGGGCAACGAGCCGGCCGGCGGATCGGCCATCGAGA
Coding sequences:
- a CDS encoding malate dehydrogenase — its product is MTTTITITGAGGQIGYALLFRIAAGDLLGPEEKVRLRLLEIPQGLGAAEGAALELQDGAFGLLEHVEVTDDAAVGFDGTDLALLVGARPRGPGMERADLLAANAGIFGPQGAAIAANAASGVRVTVVGNPANTNALIAAASADGVPAERFTALTRLDENRARAQLAQALGAPVHTVRRVPIWGNHSATQFPDISHATVGGEPVGEALAQIVGDVPAWLEGTFIPRVAKRGAEIIEVRGSSSVASAASATIDHVRDWVQGTDDWTSAGVVSHGEYGVPEGLISSFPVRSIDGEWQIVEGLELSDWARARVDASVAELVEEREAVRSLGML
- a CDS encoding alpha/beta hydrolase, encoding MSLTSPNRGWALEKIEYDSGQLEGIHADLGTLGDAGGNAQIVLRNIDGGLEGRGQSITLVQSESGTLANRMNPTIATLGRIADVVRAYGEAVAVHAKAANDLIDDIEAAHTANQAAIADLDAAESSQRQCTPDDDARTRATAEQDVTDAESSLAATRSALQDLWESWEAAYALWDDAYGAAVAGLVRSDGTTLSDATLSAIDALANADTPAEVTEIWDSLTDAQRDALRRTYPEFIGNLEGVPYLDRMLANKAAYDKIVEAGPYGEPLDTQFATLGLELTDFDGQLLMFNPFEQPQATAAVMYGVSISDENGDPIDPMEGITNVNVLVGGMFSSLEDLEAWGESARNLNRYADDYGTDAGVRSATIAWYGYDSPNLLTEHTMGSATEGAATLSATLRGLDNEVSSSVTTSVIGHSYGSTTAFLAVGGSSDNLGVDNLIAVGSAGVPDGYHQSWTGDDAMDYSGTQIYASRAPGDLVARYGEHSSFGHGTNPEELPGAISFESDGGTVPKLDGGTENGLGTPGHASHDGGNTIWGWWEQDNGYLARDSESFRNIANIVANGEPL
- a CDS encoding recombinase family protein; translation: MSETIDPTKVTATVEEALTSPLHLPHDAAACPKCFTELQQNRNFWTARPDDSRLVGLVVSREGMPSVVEQRDDLTRFGVPIEGFRHPAPDILESWNDRLARLISTLKHGDVLVVANINALGRDSDEGARTVAELRRHGIIVKVLNHNARHLADAAAR